The Pirellulales bacterium genome includes a region encoding these proteins:
- a CDS encoding BBP7 family outer membrane beta-barrel protein, with the protein MSISRFKASLLALALQMLLVSLALGIEPGVDPYPNVHPPVPQQPSGPPQPARDRPGPGPTVGDEPPSGIDASGPEFVNIADMEVFAPADISTYGAGIAPNTGWWLSWDYLRYTVTAPHRTLIGNPDIATGYSTGSSVFYGATPGISSDRTTGGSIAGPQLAPMDTGWIGQGPSNGYRWEGGWMDQDHGFLLSAFKLYDNDQNAFANNVGVPFYAPPQGPLGISLLQGFVDPNGTGHDADLNGNGIFGRYGANPVSGAVPSNAGAPDFGDLATLPVNFTSLIAYDHRALWGAEADYVWRLRPAFHPVTWEVLAGARYFRFDESFAVIGQGGVLDSSFWNTRSINNMGGGQIGLRFAHKRNRLMFTSEGRFAALANWQNNLQQGEIASNTVAGGVSTVQGRSLNLVPTGWNTAVQKTEFSPLGELRFNLQYQVFNKASVNVGWTGIIVGSVARPADMINYQLPNMGILVHGNNKQTVFMQGLTLGFIFNR; encoded by the coding sequence ATGTCGATCAGCCGCTTCAAAGCATCACTGCTAGCACTGGCCCTGCAGATGCTGTTGGTATCGTTGGCACTGGGCATCGAGCCCGGTGTCGACCCTTACCCCAACGTGCATCCGCCGGTGCCTCAACAGCCGAGTGGACCTCCGCAGCCGGCGCGTGACCGGCCGGGACCTGGGCCGACGGTCGGGGATGAGCCGCCCAGCGGTATTGATGCTTCGGGGCCCGAGTTTGTCAACATCGCGGACATGGAGGTATTCGCGCCGGCCGACATCAGCACCTATGGAGCGGGAATTGCACCGAACACCGGGTGGTGGCTTTCGTGGGATTATCTGCGCTATACCGTGACCGCACCGCATCGCACCTTGATTGGCAACCCGGATATTGCCACCGGCTACTCGACGGGGTCGTCGGTTTTCTACGGTGCCACGCCCGGCATCTCCTCCGACCGCACGACGGGAGGCAGCATTGCCGGACCGCAATTGGCCCCCATGGACACCGGCTGGATCGGCCAAGGCCCTTCGAACGGCTACCGTTGGGAGGGCGGCTGGATGGACCAGGACCACGGCTTCCTGCTCAGCGCTTTCAAGTTGTACGATAACGACCAGAACGCCTTCGCGAACAATGTGGGTGTACCGTTTTACGCTCCTCCACAGGGCCCCTTGGGCATCTCGCTGTTGCAAGGCTTTGTGGATCCCAACGGCACCGGGCATGACGCGGACCTGAACGGCAACGGCATTTTCGGCCGCTATGGAGCGAACCCGGTGAGCGGTGCCGTACCGTCCAACGCCGGAGCCCCGGATTTCGGCGACTTGGCGACTTTGCCCGTCAACTTCACCTCGTTGATTGCTTACGACCATCGGGCCCTGTGGGGTGCAGAGGCCGACTACGTGTGGCGTCTGCGGCCGGCCTTTCACCCGGTGACCTGGGAAGTGTTGGCCGGTGCGCGCTACTTCCGCTTCGACGAGAGCTTCGCAGTGATCGGCCAGGGCGGCGTGCTGGATTCGAGCTTCTGGAATACCCGTTCGATCAATAACATGGGTGGTGGCCAGATCGGCTTGCGATTTGCCCACAAGCGCAACCGCCTGATGTTCACGAGCGAAGGTCGCTTTGCCGCTTTGGCGAACTGGCAAAACAACCTGCAGCAAGGCGAAATCGCCTCGAACACGGTGGCCGGCGGCGTGTCGACGGTGCAGGGCCGGTCGCTGAATCTGGTCCCCACCGGCTGGAACACGGCCGTGCAGAAGACCGAGTTCTCGCCCTTGGGTGAATTGCGGTTCAACCTGCAATACCAGGTCTTCAACAAGGCCTCGGTCAATGTCGGCTGGACCGGCATCATCGTGGGCAGCGTCGCCCGGCCGGCGGACATGATCAACTACCAGTTGCCGAACATGGGCATCCTGGTGCATGGGAACAACAAGCAGACCGTGTTCATGCAAGGCTTGACGCTGGGCTTCATCTTCAACCGGTAG
- a CDS encoding histidine phosphatase family protein produces MIFYCIRHGESCYNAEGRLQGQSATPLSPLGLRQAEALAEAMHAHAITAIYASPLPRALQTAEAVGRELRIAVTPDARLMEINVGILQELLHHEIADRHPEVTAAWRASDPDYRLPGGESRRDLMVRARAAFDEIRAAGHEEVAVVSHGGLLAAAFKSLLEVPAGRNPFTLYNASVSRLIWKHEPKLLTINEVDHLRAAGIEWIANRGDFF; encoded by the coding sequence ATGATCTTCTACTGCATTCGCCACGGCGAAAGCTGCTACAACGCCGAAGGGCGATTGCAGGGGCAATCGGCCACGCCACTGTCGCCCCTAGGATTGCGTCAGGCCGAAGCGCTGGCCGAAGCGATGCACGCGCATGCGATCACGGCGATCTACGCCAGCCCGTTGCCGCGGGCCCTGCAAACGGCCGAAGCAGTGGGCCGCGAGCTGAGAATCGCTGTGACGCCCGATGCCCGCCTCATGGAAATCAACGTCGGCATCCTGCAAGAGCTGTTGCACCACGAGATTGCCGACCGGCACCCGGAAGTAACCGCCGCGTGGCGCGCTTCGGATCCCGATTATCGATTGCCGGGTGGCGAAAGCCGTCGCGATCTGATGGTGCGCGCCCGCGCGGCGTTCGACGAGATTCGCGCCGCGGGACACGAGGAAGTGGCCGTCGTGTCGCACGGCGGATTATTGGCGGCGGCGTTCAAATCGTTGCTGGAAGTTCCCGCCGGGCGCAATCCGTTCACGCTCTACAACGCTTCAGTCAGTCGGCTGATATGGAAGCACGAACCGAAGCTGCTCACGATCAACGAAGTGGACCACTTGCGCGCCGCGGGCATCGAATGGATCGCCAATCGCGGCGATTTTTTCTAG
- a CDS encoding aminotransferase class I/II-fold pyridoxal phosphate-dependent enzyme, producing MSDQTRGLFFGPPNLVDLLRHLAAHKGDEQAFAYLVDGENEEISMTYAELDRQARGIAAWLQAYGLQGQRALLLYPPGLEFIAAFFGCLYAGVVAVPAYPPRMNRSLGRIQAIAADCDARVALTTGAVLERVQPLLGASRDLLRVRWRATDQSHAGIEANWEYPDIGTGTLAFLQYTSGSTGRPKGVMLTHGNLVHNSGVIKHLFEQSQRTGRGVFWLPSYHDMGLIGGILQPMFIARPNVLMSPVAFLQRPIRWLQAISKYRATISGGPNFAYDLCVRKTTPEQRAELDLSQWTLAFNGAEPVRAETIDRFCEAFEPCGFRREAFYPCYGLAEATLIVTGGYKDAAPVVRDYLPDHLETGHAMPGGGAGRRLVGSGENAIGQQIAIVDPETIRTCADGTIGEVWVKGGSVAQGYWNRPEETGHVFRAQLADTGEGPFLRTGDLGFLDRGELFITGRLKDLIIIRGLNHYPHDIELTVEKAHAAVRPSCVAAVTTDDDEVTRLIIVAEVERSARSQADAIIEAIRREISREHELMADSIVLLKSGAIPKTSSGKIQRHACRAAFLTDELDAVARWDSQSRDETIVEPNLLLTSRHSGRATLKQRRHSTTHDNDNRQGAGAGNELPRSAASPAARGGAQSATGGNGTSGNGTSGNGAGGNGTNGNGAGNGHSSAISKAEKESVVLDEVRRIAKDRAGNLTLDSTIADMGLDSLERMEILASLEERFGGRFPEDVMPELETCRQVLEAVESYLGSGQKKAQHLETSEIPAENYNFDKFPEIAQLKQSLDMLNESGLANPFFHLHEQVATDTTVIGGRELINFSSFNYIGMSGDPTVAKAAKDAIDRYGTSVSASRLVSGNKVIHRDLELAIADLIGSEDAIVLVSGHGTNETIIGHLFGPGDLILHDALAHNSIVQGSILSGARRRPFPHNDWRAVDRLLEEHRGDYRRVLIATEGVYSMDGDIPDLPRLIEVKKRHKAFLMIDEAHSVGVLGRRGRGIGEHFDVHPSDVDLWMGTVSKAFGSCGGYIAGSQALIQYLKYTAPGFVFSVGIPPSNAAAALAAIQLLEDEPERVARLRERSQLFLNLAKSWKMNTGNSKDSPVVPVILGNSLHCLEASQAMARRGVNVQPILHPAVEEKAARLRFFITSNHTEEQIRYTVQVLAEELMKLDPAYVGQQPTAPREERIENASSFAV from the coding sequence GTGTCTGATCAAACTCGTGGATTGTTCTTTGGGCCGCCGAACCTCGTGGATCTGCTCCGGCACCTGGCCGCTCATAAAGGGGATGAGCAGGCATTTGCCTATCTGGTGGACGGCGAAAACGAAGAAATCTCGATGACTTACGCCGAGTTGGATCGGCAGGCACGGGGAATCGCCGCCTGGTTGCAAGCGTACGGCTTGCAGGGTCAGCGTGCCTTGCTCTTGTACCCGCCCGGATTGGAGTTCATTGCGGCCTTTTTTGGCTGCCTGTACGCGGGCGTGGTGGCCGTGCCGGCGTACCCGCCCCGCATGAATCGTTCGCTGGGGCGCATTCAGGCCATTGCGGCCGATTGTGATGCCCGCGTCGCATTGACGACAGGCGCCGTGCTCGAGCGCGTGCAACCGTTGCTGGGCGCGAGCCGCGACTTGTTGCGAGTGCGCTGGCGCGCTACCGATCAATCGCACGCCGGCATCGAAGCGAATTGGGAATACCCCGACATCGGCACCGGCACGCTCGCCTTTCTGCAATACACCTCGGGTTCGACCGGCCGGCCCAAGGGCGTCATGCTGACGCACGGCAACCTGGTCCACAATTCGGGGGTCATCAAGCATTTGTTCGAGCAGAGCCAGCGCACCGGCCGTGGCGTGTTCTGGTTGCCCAGTTATCACGACATGGGGCTGATCGGCGGCATTTTGCAGCCCATGTTCATCGCCCGGCCGAACGTATTGATGTCGCCGGTTGCCTTTTTGCAGCGGCCCATTCGCTGGCTGCAAGCGATCTCGAAGTATCGGGCCACGATCAGCGGCGGACCGAATTTCGCCTACGATTTGTGCGTGCGTAAAACCACGCCTGAACAGCGCGCCGAACTGGACCTCAGCCAGTGGACGCTGGCGTTTAACGGCGCCGAGCCGGTGCGTGCCGAAACGATCGATCGCTTTTGTGAAGCGTTCGAGCCGTGCGGTTTCCGGCGCGAGGCCTTCTACCCTTGCTACGGTTTGGCCGAGGCCACGTTGATCGTTACGGGCGGCTACAAAGATGCCGCGCCCGTCGTCCGCGATTATCTGCCCGATCACCTCGAGACAGGGCATGCCATGCCCGGCGGTGGCGCAGGTCGCCGCCTGGTCGGCTCCGGCGAAAACGCGATCGGCCAGCAAATCGCCATCGTCGATCCTGAAACGATTCGTACCTGTGCCGACGGCACGATCGGCGAGGTATGGGTGAAAGGGGGCAGCGTCGCCCAAGGATATTGGAATCGTCCCGAAGAGACCGGGCACGTCTTCCGCGCCCAGCTCGCCGACACCGGCGAGGGACCGTTCCTGCGCACCGGTGACCTCGGCTTTCTCGATCGCGGCGAATTGTTCATCACCGGCCGTTTGAAAGACCTGATCATCATTCGCGGGCTGAATCACTATCCGCACGATATCGAGCTGACCGTCGAAAAGGCACACGCCGCGGTTCGCCCCAGTTGCGTGGCGGCGGTCACGACCGACGACGACGAAGTGACGCGGTTGATCATCGTGGCCGAAGTCGAGCGGAGTGCGCGGTCCCAGGCCGACGCCATTATCGAGGCCATTCGTCGCGAGATCTCGCGCGAGCACGAGCTTATGGCCGATTCGATCGTGTTGTTGAAGTCGGGAGCGATTCCCAAGACCTCGAGCGGCAAGATTCAGCGTCATGCTTGCCGGGCGGCATTCTTGACCGACGAGCTCGACGCCGTGGCACGCTGGGATTCGCAGTCGCGTGACGAGACGATCGTGGAACCGAATCTGCTTTTGACGAGCCGGCACAGCGGCCGGGCGACGCTCAAGCAGCGCCGCCACTCCACCACGCATGACAACGACAATCGCCAAGGCGCCGGCGCGGGCAATGAGTTGCCCCGATCGGCCGCCAGCCCCGCCGCGCGTGGCGGGGCTCAAAGTGCCACAGGTGGCAATGGCACAAGCGGAAACGGCACAAGCGGAAACGGCGCTGGCGGCAACGGGACAAACGGTAATGGGGCCGGCAACGGTCATTCTTCGGCGATCTCCAAAGCGGAAAAAGAGAGTGTCGTTCTCGACGAAGTGCGCCGCATTGCCAAGGATCGCGCCGGGAACCTGACGCTCGATTCGACCATCGCGGATATGGGACTCGATTCGCTCGAACGCATGGAAATCCTCGCCTCGCTCGAAGAGCGATTCGGCGGACGCTTCCCCGAGGATGTCATGCCCGAGCTGGAAACCTGCCGGCAAGTTCTCGAGGCGGTCGAAAGCTACCTGGGCAGCGGCCAGAAGAAGGCGCAGCATCTCGAGACGAGCGAGATTCCTGCCGAGAACTACAACTTCGACAAGTTCCCCGAAATCGCCCAGCTCAAGCAGAGCCTGGACATGTTGAACGAGTCCGGGCTGGCGAATCCGTTCTTCCACCTGCACGAGCAAGTCGCCACCGACACGACCGTGATCGGCGGACGCGAGCTGATCAATTTTTCGAGCTTCAATTACATTGGCATGTCGGGCGATCCGACGGTCGCCAAGGCGGCCAAGGACGCGATCGATCGTTACGGAACGTCGGTCTCGGCCAGCCGACTGGTGTCGGGCAACAAAGTGATCCATCGCGATCTCGAGTTGGCCATCGCCGATCTGATCGGCAGCGAGGATGCCATCGTGCTCGTGAGCGGTCATGGGACCAATGAGACGATCATTGGCCACCTGTTCGGTCCCGGTGACTTGATCCTGCACGACGCGTTGGCTCACAACAGCATCGTCCAGGGATCGATCCTATCGGGAGCGCGCCGAAGGCCGTTCCCGCACAACGACTGGCGCGCCGTCGATCGGCTGTTGGAAGAACATCGTGGCGACTACCGCCGTGTGCTGATCGCCACCGAGGGCGTGTACAGCATGGACGGCGACATCCCGGACCTGCCGCGCTTGATCGAGGTGAAGAAGCGGCACAAGGCGTTCCTCATGATCGACGAAGCCCACTCCGTGGGCGTGCTGGGACGGCGCGGACGCGGCATTGGTGAGCATTTCGACGTCCATCCGTCGGATGTCGACCTGTGGATGGGTACGGTCAGCAAAGCGTTCGGCAGTTGTGGTGGTTACATCGCCGGCAGCCAGGCGCTGATCCAGTACTTGAAGTACACGGCCCCCGGTTTTGTTTTCAGCGTGGGCATTCCGCCCAGCAATGCGGCAGCGGCTCTCGCGGCCATTCAGTTATTGGAAGACGAGCCCGAACGCGTAGCCCGTCTGCGCGAGCGCTCGCAGTTGTTCCTCAACCTGGCCAAGTCGTGGAAGATGAATACCGGCAACAGCAAGGATTCACCGGTCGTGCCGGTGATCCTGGGTAACTCGCTGCACTGCCTCGAGGCTTCCCAGGCGATGGCCCGGCGCGGCGTCAACGTGCAGCCGATCCTTCATCCGGCGGTCGAGGAAAAGGCAGCCCGCTTGCGGTTCTTCATCACCTCGAACCATACGGAGGAGCAGATTCGCTATACCGTGCAGGTGCTGGCCGAGGAATTGATGAAACTCGATCCCGCATACGTCGGTCAGCAGCCGACCGCGCCGCGGGAAGAACGCATCGAGAACGCGTCGTCGTTCGCCGTGTGA
- a CDS encoding PQQ-binding-like beta-propeller repeat protein produces MNPKATWISVVAVLVAVSSVRAAEDHWPQFRGPAALGTADNADLPDTWSATENVAWKHDIPGRGWSSPIVWGNRVFVTTVTNDEDLKDKDRKRGLYLGGNRNEPPKNVHEWRVQCLDLDDGKLLWEQVAHKGVPPESSHLKNSYASETPVTDGERVYVYFGNLGVFCYSLDGKPLWSRTLGAFRTAAGWGTGGSPTLHRDRLYVLNDNEDQSFLLALDTKTGADVWRTERPEKSSWSTPYVWENGKRTEIVVSGSGAVRSYDLDGKPLWELGDMSGNAIPTPMAGPNLLYVSSGYFMGNKKPIMAVRPGASGDITLGANETSNDFVAWCQRKAAPYNPSILLYKGLIYSVTDLGLTSCFDAQSGATIYEKKRLPNAKAVTASPWAYNGHVFCLSEYGETFVIKAGPDFEVVRTNSLADDDMCLATPAIVGDKLLVRSDRRLYAIQNLKK; encoded by the coding sequence ATGAATCCCAAGGCGACTTGGATTTCCGTCGTTGCCGTTCTGGTCGCGGTTAGCTCCGTGCGCGCCGCGGAGGATCACTGGCCACAGTTTCGCGGGCCAGCCGCGCTGGGCACGGCCGATAACGCCGATCTGCCCGATACCTGGAGCGCCACGGAGAACGTCGCGTGGAAACACGACATTCCAGGCCGCGGCTGGTCGTCGCCAATCGTGTGGGGAAACCGTGTCTTCGTGACGACGGTGACCAATGACGAAGATTTAAAGGACAAGGATCGGAAACGCGGACTCTATCTCGGCGGCAATCGCAATGAACCACCTAAGAACGTTCATGAGTGGCGCGTGCAGTGCCTCGATCTCGACGACGGCAAACTCTTGTGGGAACAAGTCGCGCATAAAGGCGTGCCGCCCGAGAGTTCGCATTTGAAAAACAGCTACGCCTCGGAAACCCCCGTCACCGATGGCGAGCGCGTGTACGTCTACTTCGGCAACCTGGGCGTCTTCTGCTACTCGCTGGACGGCAAACCGCTCTGGTCGCGCACGCTCGGCGCCTTCAGAACGGCCGCCGGCTGGGGCACCGGCGGGTCGCCGACGCTGCATCGCGATCGCTTATACGTTCTGAACGACAACGAAGATCAATCGTTCCTACTGGCGCTCGATACGAAAACCGGCGCCGACGTGTGGCGCACCGAACGACCCGAAAAGAGCAGTTGGTCGACTCCTTACGTCTGGGAGAACGGCAAGCGAACGGAAATCGTCGTCTCCGGCTCGGGCGCCGTGCGCTCCTACGATCTCGACGGCAAACCGCTGTGGGAACTCGGCGACATGTCAGGCAACGCCATTCCCACGCCCATGGCAGGACCGAATCTGCTGTACGTCAGTTCGGGCTATTTCATGGGCAATAAGAAACCGATCATGGCCGTGCGCCCGGGCGCCAGCGGCGACATCACGCTCGGCGCCAATGAGACGAGCAACGATTTCGTCGCCTGGTGCCAGCGCAAGGCCGCTCCGTACAACCCCTCGATCCTGCTCTACAAGGGATTGATTTATTCCGTGACCGACCTGGGGCTGACCTCGTGCTTCGACGCGCAGAGCGGCGCCACGATCTACGAGAAGAAGCGACTGCCGAACGCCAAAGCCGTGACGGCATCGCCCTGGGCGTACAACGGTCATGTTTTCTGCTTGAGCGAATATGGCGAGACGTTCGTGATCAAGGCCGGACCCGATTTCGAAGTCGTTCGCACGAATTCTTTGGCGGACGACGACATGTGCCTGGCCACGCCGGCGATCGTTGGCGACAAGCTGCTCGTGCGCAGCGATCGGCGCCTGTACGCGATTCAGAATCTCAAGAAGTGA
- a CDS encoding STAS domain-containing protein — MIDVANGWIHGVERGPGWLFIRLNAAPKAKGGAPTLADSIWNLAEQHFVYRIVLECDDVQRLTQVEVDELGELRDRLDAHGGVMRLCGLSPTCVDTIENCGMSQVLPHYDGREDAVLAHRPTQPR, encoded by the coding sequence ATGATCGACGTGGCGAACGGTTGGATTCACGGTGTCGAGCGCGGGCCGGGCTGGCTCTTCATTCGATTGAACGCCGCGCCGAAAGCAAAGGGCGGCGCGCCCACCCTGGCCGACAGCATTTGGAATCTGGCCGAGCAGCATTTCGTCTATCGCATCGTGCTGGAATGCGACGACGTACAGCGCCTTACGCAGGTCGAAGTCGACGAGCTTGGCGAATTGCGTGACCGTCTCGACGCTCATGGTGGCGTCATGCGACTGTGCGGCTTGTCACCAACGTGCGTCGACACGATCGAAAACTGCGGCATGAGCCAGGTGCTACCTCACTACGACGGCCGTGAAGACGCCGTGTTGGCGCATCGCCCCACGCAGCCGCGCTAG
- a CDS encoding c-type cytochrome domain-containing protein, whose translation MSLSSLRFVLVFVIIAVSGAVRDVRADDAPQTIAIAEIKRDAPVDFAKEVQPLFKKHCVACHNSTTHEGGLNLESPQSMLKGGDSGPALVASKAAESLLLERATGKTEPLMPPPGNKANAQPFTSEELGLVKLWIDQGATGTASTAETIEWQPLPSGVNPIYAVAITPDGQYAACGRANQIFLYHAPTGRLVGRLTDPELLKAGIYQKPGVADLDIVQSLAVSPDGNTLASGGYRTIKLWSRPRNVRPFTLEAVAPESVNAVAVSPDGKLLATGGNDGQVKLWDAAAGAPARAIMAHTAPVTGLVFSPDNSRLYTSSHDKTIRAWQVADGAALGGINTPAAVNALALATEGAQLAAGGADHLIRVWDVGTATGQQVAEAPPIATLAGHEQPLTSLASVPGMPARILSGSADGSARLWNLADGKVLHKLDHGSAVTAVAVRPDGTRFATAGAGGVAKLWNAADGKMLAEMRGDVGSQLQVAAVERAIAGRQRDVAYLTAAVGTAEKAATSEAEGVKKSMEAVTAAEKALGEKTEAAKKAEEEKVAADKASTEAVAAAKAAEEAKAGSDKVIADAEAAAKSIMEMAVQAKAAADAAPQNKFLADAKAAGEKATAEATAKIASAKEAKVANEKAVAESPAKVKAAADALATKVKAATDAEAARKQAETSKTAAEQAVVAANAAAKRAADAVPLAKNAQAAGEAALKQAQTELETARQAATATEQPIRAIAFAPDNQQLATGGDDRKVHLWSAETGVPFETYAGHAAPILSVAFVGDGRLVSGAADKMAAAWELHPAWTWQRTIGGPDSPLLADRVTALDFSPDSKLLASGSGEPSRSGELKIWNVADGTLARDIPEAHSDSIFGVDFAPDGKYLASCGADKFVKVFDLSTGKLAKSFEGHTHHVLSVAWQAQGRTLASGGADNVIKVWNFETGEQQRTIAGFAKEVTAVAFIGPGDEAISCAGDKLVRMYQVDNGKKVRDFGGGSDYMYAAAITPDGKFLVAGGQDSVLRAWNAADAKSIYTLDAKQP comes from the coding sequence ATGAGTCTAAGCAGCCTGCGATTCGTGCTGGTCTTTGTAATCATCGCCGTCAGCGGCGCGGTGCGCGACGTTCGCGCCGACGACGCTCCGCAAACGATCGCCATCGCCGAGATCAAGCGCGACGCACCGGTCGATTTCGCCAAGGAAGTGCAGCCCCTGTTCAAGAAGCACTGCGTGGCGTGCCACAATTCGACCACGCACGAAGGGGGCCTGAATCTCGAAAGCCCTCAGTCGATGCTCAAAGGAGGCGATAGCGGTCCGGCCCTCGTGGCGAGTAAAGCCGCGGAAAGCCTGCTGTTGGAGCGCGCCACAGGTAAAACCGAACCGCTGATGCCGCCGCCGGGCAACAAGGCCAATGCCCAGCCTTTCACAAGCGAAGAGTTGGGCCTCGTCAAGCTGTGGATCGATCAAGGCGCCACCGGCACGGCTTCGACGGCGGAAACGATCGAGTGGCAGCCGCTTCCCAGCGGCGTCAACCCGATCTATGCCGTGGCGATCACCCCCGATGGGCAGTACGCCGCCTGCGGTCGCGCGAACCAGATCTTCCTTTATCACGCACCGACCGGCCGCCTGGTGGGCCGGCTGACCGATCCTGAATTGCTGAAGGCTGGCATTTATCAAAAGCCGGGCGTAGCCGATCTCGACATCGTGCAATCGCTTGCCGTCAGCCCCGACGGAAACACCCTGGCCTCGGGCGGCTATCGCACCATCAAGTTGTGGAGCCGGCCACGCAATGTCCGGCCCTTTACGCTGGAAGCCGTCGCGCCGGAATCGGTCAACGCTGTTGCCGTCAGCCCCGATGGCAAGCTGCTGGCCACCGGCGGCAATGACGGGCAAGTGAAATTGTGGGACGCTGCGGCCGGCGCACCGGCACGCGCGATCATGGCGCACACGGCGCCGGTAACGGGCCTGGTGTTCTCGCCGGACAACAGTCGGCTCTACACCAGTTCGCACGACAAGACGATTCGCGCCTGGCAAGTGGCCGACGGCGCGGCGCTGGGCGGTATCAACACGCCTGCCGCGGTGAACGCGCTTGCGCTTGCGACCGAGGGAGCTCAATTGGCCGCCGGCGGTGCCGACCATTTGATCCGCGTGTGGGATGTCGGCACGGCGACGGGCCAGCAGGTTGCCGAGGCCCCACCGATCGCGACGCTCGCCGGACACGAGCAACCGCTTACTTCGCTAGCCAGCGTGCCGGGCATGCCGGCGCGCATTCTTTCGGGAAGCGCCGACGGTTCGGCGCGATTGTGGAACCTGGCCGACGGCAAGGTGCTGCACAAGCTCGATCATGGTAGCGCCGTGACGGCCGTGGCCGTGCGACCTGATGGGACCCGTTTCGCGACGGCTGGCGCTGGCGGCGTGGCCAAGCTGTGGAACGCCGCGGACGGAAAGATGCTTGCCGAGATGCGTGGCGACGTGGGCTCGCAATTGCAGGTGGCCGCTGTCGAGCGCGCGATCGCCGGCCGGCAGCGCGACGTCGCCTACCTGACGGCCGCGGTCGGTACGGCCGAAAAAGCCGCGACTTCGGAAGCCGAAGGCGTGAAGAAAAGCATGGAAGCCGTAACCGCGGCGGAAAAAGCGCTCGGCGAGAAGACCGAAGCCGCCAAGAAGGCTGAAGAAGAGAAGGTCGCCGCCGACAAAGCCTCGACCGAAGCCGTGGCGGCGGCAAAAGCCGCCGAAGAGGCCAAGGCCGGATCCGACAAAGTGATTGCCGACGCCGAAGCCGCGGCCAAATCGATCATGGAAATGGCCGTGCAGGCAAAAGCCGCCGCCGACGCGGCCCCGCAGAATAAATTCCTGGCCGACGCCAAGGCCGCCGGCGAAAAAGCAACCGCCGAAGCCACGGCGAAGATCGCCAGCGCCAAGGAAGCAAAAGTTGCGAACGAAAAGGCTGTCGCCGAATCGCCTGCCAAGGTAAAAGCCGCCGCGGACGCACTGGCCACCAAAGTGAAAGCCGCCACAGATGCCGAGGCCGCGCGGAAGCAGGCCGAAACGTCGAAGACGGCCGCCGAGCAGGCGGTTGTCGCCGCCAACGCCGCGGCCAAGCGCGCAGCCGACGCTGTCCCGCTCGCGAAGAACGCACAGGCGGCGGGCGAAGCGGCCCTCAAGCAGGCGCAGACCGAACTGGAAACCGCCAGGCAAGCGGCCACGGCCACCGAGCAGCCAATCCGCGCGATTGCCTTTGCACCTGACAATCAGCAGCTGGCCACCGGCGGCGACGATCGCAAGGTTCACTTGTGGAGTGCCGAAACCGGCGTGCCCTTTGAAACCTATGCCGGTCATGCGGCGCCGATTCTCAGCGTGGCCTTTGTCGGCGACGGACGCCTGGTGTCAGGTGCCGCAGACAAAATGGCGGCCGCCTGGGAATTGCATCCGGCCTGGACCTGGCAGCGTACGATCGGCGGGCCAGACAGCCCGCTTCTGGCCGACCGGGTTACCGCGCTCGACTTCAGTCCCGACAGCAAGTTGCTAGCAAGCGGCAGCGGTGAACCGTCGCGCAGCGGCGAGTTGAAGATCTGGAACGTGGCCGACGGGACGCTGGCACGCGACATCCCCGAAGCCCACAGCGACTCGATCTTCGGCGTGGATTTTGCGCCCGACGGTAAGTACCTGGCTTCCTGCGGGGCCGACAAGTTCGTCAAGGTCTTTGACCTGTCGACCGGCAAGCTGGCCAAGTCGTTCGAAGGGCATACCCATCACGTGCTGTCAGTCGCCTGGCAGGCCCAGGGGCGCACGTTGGCCAGCGGAGGCGCGGACAACGTGATCAAGGTCTGGAACTTCGAGACTGGCGAACAGCAACGGACGATCGCCGGCTTTGCCAAGGAGGTGACCGCGGTCGCCTTCATTGGTCCGGGCGACGAAGCCATCTCGTGCGCCGGCGACAAGCTGGTTCGCATGTACCAGGTCGACAACGGGAAGAAGGTCCGCGACTTCGGCGGCGGCTCAGACTATATGTATGCCGCCGCCATCACGCCCGACGGCAAGTTCCTCGTGGCCGGCGGTCAGGATAGCGTGCTGCGGGCCTGGAATGCGGCGGACGCCAAGAGCATCTACACGCTTGACGCGAAACAGCCGTAA